From a region of the Butyrivibrio sp. AE3004 genome:
- a CDS encoding glycosyltransferase family 4 protein, translated as MIRREYGGNNKLPNVRVLVISDGHMLRTKDGLVWSQSVYDYAFYARYAYVFDEVLVAVRIVDINSLDHEGYPLLCSGPKVSFLKIDDFTGVIGYLRNFFKIRNHLTSNKGAYDCAIVRMPSIISNQYACFLMKNGIPTALEIVNDPWIYYENFLLKLYLTYTQKYFCMRAIGVSYVSEYVLQSRYKCRALNTNSDNCFFTESYSSVYLTDDCYFFPKIYEKKEKYRFIHVSNSINSYNKGHMETIDIIAGLNKRGINSTVKFIGDGCWVDKYVEYAKKMGVANKVDFVGRVSGKDKIAKLLHEADVFLLPTHGEGLPRVLLEAMAAGTVCVATKIGSIIEILDDDQMAKKGDTSEFIAKIRELLNNPDRMSVLSVEGYKKSKRYHNKVLQTRRNRFYQKLRNELGES; from the coding sequence ATGATAAGAAGAGAATATGGGGGGAATAATAAGTTGCCAAACGTGAGAGTCTTGGTAATTTCTGATGGGCACATGCTACGCACGAAGGATGGTTTAGTATGGAGTCAAAGCGTATATGACTATGCGTTTTATGCAAGATATGCATATGTTTTTGATGAAGTTCTTGTCGCTGTTAGAATAGTAGATATTAATTCATTGGATCATGAGGGATATCCATTGCTATGCAGTGGGCCTAAAGTTTCTTTTTTAAAAATAGATGATTTTACTGGGGTAATAGGATATTTAAGAAATTTTTTTAAAATTAGAAACCATTTAACAAGTAATAAGGGGGCGTATGATTGTGCGATAGTGAGAATGCCAAGTATTATAAGTAATCAATATGCATGTTTTTTGATGAAAAATGGGATTCCAACTGCATTAGAAATTGTTAATGATCCATGGATATATTATGAAAATTTTCTTTTGAAATTATACTTGACATATACACAAAAGTATTTTTGCATGAGAGCGATTGGAGTATCATATGTATCTGAGTATGTGTTACAAAGTCGATATAAGTGTAGAGCGCTAAATACAAATAGTGATAATTGTTTTTTTACAGAATCTTATTCTTCTGTATATTTGACGGATGATTGCTATTTTTTTCCAAAGATATATGAAAAAAAAGAAAAATATCGATTTATACATGTTTCAAATTCAATTAATTCCTATAATAAAGGACATATGGAAACCATAGACATTATCGCGGGTCTGAATAAAAGAGGAATCAATAGTACAGTGAAATTTATTGGTGATGGGTGTTGGGTTGACAAATATGTTGAGTATGCGAAAAAAATGGGAGTGGCCAATAAGGTGGATTTTGTTGGTAGAGTTTCTGGTAAAGATAAAATTGCAAAATTACTACATGAAGCGGATGTTTTTTTACTACCAACGCATGGCGAGGGGTTACCTAGAGTTTTGTTAGAGGCAATGGCAGCTGGTACTGTATGTGTAGCAACTAAAATAGGCTCTATTATTGAGATACTGGATGACGATCAGATGGCAAAGAAAGGAGATACATCAGAATTTATAGCAAAAATCAGGGAATTGCTAAATAATCCGGATAGAATGAGTGTTTTGAGTGTAGAAGGTTATAAAAAATCAAAAAGATATCACAATAAAGTTTTACAAACACGGCGTAATAGATTTTATCAGAAGCTGAGAAATGAATTAGGAGAAAGCTGA
- a CDS encoding bi-domain-containing oxidoreductase, with product MKQLFLSVKDGSVNLIETPPPTVKDNTVVIESMYSVISAGTERMLASFGNKNLVQKALERPDQVKKVTEKMSTDGVLTTLEAAFGKLKDPMPMGYSAVGKVVEVGRGVTGICVGDIVAAVGQAYHSEINRVGKNMIAKVPDEITDIRQCAFAALGGIALEGIHQAEIMPGESVAVIGLGLLGHITARILYAYGCDVIGFDVADKTLEGTRLKAFIRSDDDNAADKVKNLTYGRGVDKVIITASTDSNGPIDLAEAITRDRAVITMIGVTRMELDRRSFYQKELSFRIARSYGAGRYDSSYEEDGVDYPIGYVRFTEGRNVEEYLRLLATDRLDISDIITHEFSFDNATNAYEMITKNQNKENYIGVLLKYDFDATKYESTIIRSKKVKIGNGKINVGMIGAGSFARSVILPTMKDNGKYNFVGLATTGGTSAAQASATYSFNYITSDYKKLLDDKSIDLIVVSTQHNSHAKFIIEALEAGKNVYCEKPLCLMRHELDEIEQAYHKSQKELFCGLNRRHAPLIQEIRKELKTDKIPAVYVYTVNAGFVPADHWTQNVKKGGGRIIGEAVHFIDTIQSLDGSKIDGINIEYADNSAYPMNDNAIITLKFQSGAVGNVIYTSMGSKRYPKETLCVFSSGGVYELRNYTSLIKYTSNKKSTIKLKQDKGIKMEYEYIYDVINNHRNNNSIISIISLHKRIFETIKN from the coding sequence ATGAAGCAACTTTTTTTATCTGTAAAAGACGGTTCTGTGAATTTAATAGAGACTCCTCCTCCAACAGTAAAAGATAATACAGTAGTTATTGAATCAATGTATTCTGTTATATCTGCAGGAACAGAGCGAATGTTGGCATCTTTTGGTAACAAAAATTTAGTTCAAAAGGCACTTGAAAGACCTGATCAGGTTAAGAAAGTGACAGAAAAGATGTCTACAGATGGTGTGTTGACAACATTAGAAGCTGCATTTGGGAAATTGAAGGATCCCATGCCTATGGGGTATTCGGCTGTCGGAAAAGTGGTCGAGGTGGGTAGAGGTGTAACAGGAATATGTGTTGGAGATATTGTTGCAGCTGTAGGGCAGGCTTACCATAGTGAAATTAATAGAGTTGGTAAAAATATGATTGCCAAAGTACCTGATGAGATTACAGATATTAGGCAATGCGCTTTTGCGGCTCTTGGAGGAATTGCTCTTGAAGGTATACATCAAGCGGAGATTATGCCGGGGGAATCAGTAGCTGTTATAGGATTGGGGTTATTAGGGCATATTACTGCAAGAATATTATATGCATATGGTTGTGATGTTATTGGCTTTGATGTAGCAGATAAGACTTTGGAAGGTACCAGACTTAAAGCTTTTATAAGATCAGATGATGATAATGCAGCTGATAAAGTTAAAAATCTCACTTATGGTAGAGGAGTGGATAAAGTAATAATTACTGCGTCAACTGATTCAAATGGACCTATTGATTTGGCTGAAGCTATTACAAGGGACAGGGCAGTTATTACGATGATTGGCGTTACACGAATGGAACTAGATCGCCGATCATTTTATCAGAAAGAATTAAGCTTTAGAATTGCAAGATCATATGGTGCAGGAAGATATGATAGTTCATATGAAGAGGATGGGGTTGATTACCCTATAGGTTATGTGAGGTTTACCGAGGGGAGAAACGTAGAGGAATATTTAAGACTTCTTGCAACTGATAGATTGGATATTTCAGATATTATAACTCATGAGTTTTCATTTGATAATGCGACAAATGCGTATGAAATGATAACGAAGAATCAAAATAAAGAAAACTATATAGGGGTGTTGCTTAAATATGATTTTGATGCGACAAAGTATGAAAGCACTATAATTCGAAGTAAAAAAGTAAAAATAGGTAATGGAAAAATAAATGTTGGAATGATAGGAGCCGGATCATTCGCGAGAAGCGTTATTTTGCCAACAATGAAAGATAATGGGAAGTATAATTTTGTAGGACTTGCAACAACCGGTGGAACTTCAGCAGCGCAAGCAAGTGCGACATATTCATTTAATTATATTACAAGCGATTATAAAAAACTTCTAGATGATAAAAGTATTGATTTAATAGTTGTTTCCACTCAACATAATAGTCATGCTAAATTTATTATTGAAGCGCTTGAGGCGGGAAAAAATGTTTATTGTGAAAAACCGCTTTGTTTAATGAGACATGAATTAGATGAAATAGAGCAAGCATATCATAAGTCACAAAAGGAACTATTCTGCGGATTAAATAGGAGACATGCGCCACTTATTCAAGAAATTAGAAAAGAACTTAAAACTGATAAGATACCTGCAGTTTATGTGTATACTGTTAATGCTGGCTTTGTTCCTGCTGATCATTGGACTCAGAATGTAAAAAAAGGTGGGGGCAGAATAATTGGCGAGGCGGTTCACTTTATTGATACTATACAAAGCCTTGATGGAAGCAAGATAGATGGGATAAACATAGAATATGCTGATAATAGTGCATATCCAATGAATGATAATGCTATTATTACGCTGAAATTTCAGTCAGGAGCAGTTGGCAATGTAATATATACATCTATGGGGAGTAAAAGGTATCCTAAGGAAACATTGTGCGTCTTTAGTAGTGGAGGTGTATATGAATTAAGAAATTATACTTCATTAATAAAGTATACAAGCAATAAAAAAAGTACTATAAAACTAAAACAGGATAAAGGTATAAAAATGGAATATGAATATATTTATGATGTAATAAATAATCACCGTAATAATAATTCCATTATATCTATAATAAGTTTGCATAAAAGAATATTTGAGACAATAAAGAATTAA
- a CDS encoding oligosaccharide repeat unit polymerase → MIVFFTFIAMLIIAMLAYSLSSYKFFSLTFLSSAMFVCVLLLYFVFFEYLGKDITWKTSFVLIGAELFIAIGEILARPRVYISDESLEKTRASIVKNREFFGNQLIYVSSIQILFTSIFVYIVAGVRYMRLYRITKESGVNVNFFSLISKARILYISGEIEFGPILAAGYYITQLIGYIYVYYFMINLLITKKIRVALLFPVVGYCLCIVSTTARTEYIKLACAFVVSYLSYCIYTSINNINILKIGKWAFVFGAFFFGYGFAVRGVRMGAGVEAVGKNIVAYSCSAIYGIDYYLNHPWRENQYFGKYTLDAIYSLVGKHPSVGFEPFFFMKNAKSNIYTALVRPIQDYGILLMLFSRSLLGFVCAKLQGIYLHTNINSKWYLFWYIIECHVLYIFLLMPIGDKTSIILLNPKYLVEIIVAYIIIIFFGMDNGQIVNK, encoded by the coding sequence ATGATTGTTTTTTTTACATTTATTGCTATGTTGATTATTGCAATGTTAGCGTATTCATTATCTTCATATAAGTTTTTTTCACTTACATTTTTGTCATCAGCTATGTTTGTATGTGTTTTACTTTTGTACTTTGTATTCTTTGAGTATTTAGGAAAAGATATTACATGGAAAACATCGTTTGTGTTGATTGGGGCAGAGCTTTTTATAGCAATTGGAGAAATTTTAGCAAGACCTAGAGTGTATATTAGTGATGAAAGCTTGGAAAAAACTAGAGCCTCCATAGTAAAAAATAGAGAATTCTTCGGAAATCAATTGATTTATGTATCATCGATACAAATATTATTCACATCAATATTTGTATATATAGTTGCTGGGGTTAGATATATGCGACTTTATAGAATAACAAAAGAAAGTGGAGTAAATGTTAATTTTTTTTCTTTGATCTCAAAGGCAAGAATACTATATATTTCTGGTGAAATAGAATTTGGACCTATATTAGCGGCAGGGTACTATATTACCCAATTAATAGGATATATTTACGTATATTATTTTATGATAAATTTACTTATAACTAAGAAAATTAGGGTTGCGCTTCTATTTCCAGTAGTGGGATATTGTTTATGCATTGTTTCAACTACAGCGAGAACAGAGTATATTAAATTGGCATGTGCATTTGTTGTTTCATATTTGTCATATTGTATATATACAAGTATCAATAATATTAATATATTGAAAATTGGTAAATGGGCATTTGTTTTTGGTGCATTTTTCTTTGGATATGGTTTTGCTGTTCGTGGGGTAAGGATGGGGGCAGGGGTGGAGGCTGTAGGAAAGAACATTGTAGCGTACTCTTGTTCAGCTATTTATGGAATTGACTATTACCTGAATCATCCATGGAGAGAGAACCAATATTTTGGAAAATATACGCTTGATGCCATATATTCATTAGTTGGAAAGCATCCTTCTGTGGGATTTGAACCTTTTTTCTTTATGAAAAATGCTAAAAGTAATATATATACTGCTTTAGTGCGGCCTATACAAGATTATGGGATTTTGTTGATGTTATTTTCTAGAAGTCTTTTGGGATTTGTTTGTGCGAAGTTACAAGGAATCTATTTACATACAAATATTAATTCTAAATGGTATTTATTTTGGTATATAATCGAATGTCATGTGTTGTATATTTTTTTACTAATGCCTATCGGAGATAAAACCTCCATAATCCTTCTAAATCCTAAGTATTTAGTTGAAATTATAGTTGCATATATCATTATCATTTTTTTTGGAATGGATAACGGACAAATAGTGAATAAATGA
- a CDS encoding glycosyltransferase gives MRVCTIIVTYNRKEMLLRCIKACLSQTFSTDILIYDNHSTDGTGKYLKQAGIIDKRNVIYYYAKENLGGAGGFSTGLKMAYEREYDFFWLMDDDGYPANDRCLEMCFDSYNSLKNDDVILNSAVVCDDYETLSFGTGGLKTITDLIANSQKGVYRDFISPFNGTLLSKNVVRKIGFPRGDFFIKGDETEYIRRAQSKNVCLFTSVNSLFVHPKLCLERKRVLFFTYEYAEESFWKEYYHTRNYVYIYKKYYGKQVLMKHFVRTMLNCLTYKNDRKKKRRYALKGLIDGIRGNFTNIDIKT, from the coding sequence ATGAGAGTATGTACTATTATTGTGACTTATAATAGAAAAGAGATGCTTTTAAGATGTATAAAAGCATGTCTTTCTCAGACGTTTTCTACAGATATATTAATATATGATAATCATTCGACTGATGGTACAGGAAAATATCTAAAACAGGCAGGTATAATAGATAAGAGGAATGTTATTTATTATTATGCAAAAGAAAATTTAGGTGGAGCGGGTGGTTTCTCTACTGGATTAAAGATGGCTTATGAAAGAGAATATGATTTTTTTTGGTTAATGGATGACGATGGATACCCAGCGAATGATAGATGTTTGGAAATGTGCTTTGATTCATATAATAGTTTAAAAAATGATGATGTTATATTGAATTCTGCAGTTGTATGCGATGATTATGAGACGCTTTCTTTTGGTACGGGGGGATTGAAAACGATTACAGATCTAATTGCTAATTCACAAAAAGGGGTTTATAGAGATTTTATATCACCATTTAACGGAACTTTGTTATCTAAAAATGTTGTAAGAAAGATAGGATTTCCTAGGGGAGATTTTTTTATAAAAGGAGATGAAACAGAATATATTCGACGAGCTCAAAGCAAGAATGTATGTTTGTTTACTTCAGTTAATTCATTGTTTGTTCATCCTAAACTTTGCTTAGAAAGGAAAAGGGTATTATTTTTTACGTATGAATATGCGGAAGAGTCTTTTTGGAAGGAGTATTATCATACGAGAAATTATGTGTACATATATAAAAAATATTATGGTAAACAAGTGTTGATGAAGCATTTTGTGAGAACTATGCTCAACTGTTTGACTTATAAAAACGATAGGAAAAAAAAACGAAGATATGCTCTTAAAGGATTGATTGATGGTATTAGAGGGAATTTTACTAATATAGATATAAAGACTTGA
- a CDS encoding oligosaccharide flippase family protein, which produces MRNIRKNYIYNLIYEVFMLIVPVAVTPYVSRSLGVFATGLYSYKFSIVTYFVMFSSLGFPRYAQRIVAKYQGNIYIQSRIFYEIIIARIIPVVISLFFYTGFVFCFGEKNNKLFLILMIHIVASAFDITFFFQGNEFFGTVVVRNILIKSIGYCLIFATVKNEYDVNKYAAIQALIVLASNVSLCFCLAGKIKKVPLIQIHPLRHIHGSFILFLPTIATSVYTSLDKTLLGIITKSNFENGNYEYAEYLVKMSLTVITSLGSVMAVRNAYEYEKGNIDIVLKNINNAIRFTMMVGIPFTMGIQVIADGFVPWYLGEGYSKAAVIMKIMAPLVIIIGTSNVIGIQYLIPIGKDKVFTISIVTGALINFILNIILIPKLMSYGAAIASVIAEATITAIMIVCSKCVINVLTVLRQSWKYALAAVIMYNACAYLERRITYGVLSTIGVIMMGLFIYLTCLLFFRDDFFNYNLSKIRESIKKHF; this is translated from the coding sequence ATGAGAAATATACGAAAAAACTATATTTATAATTTAATATATGAAGTGTTTATGCTAATAGTTCCAGTAGCAGTTACGCCTTATGTTTCAAGGAGTTTGGGAGTATTTGCTACTGGTTTATATAGCTACAAATTTTCTATTGTAACATATTTTGTCATGTTTTCTTCTTTAGGATTTCCAAGATATGCGCAAAGAATTGTAGCAAAATATCAAGGTAATATATATATACAGTCAAGAATATTTTATGAAATTATTATAGCTAGAATAATTCCAGTAGTAATATCTTTATTTTTTTATACTGGATTTGTTTTTTGTTTTGGCGAAAAGAATAATAAACTCTTTTTGATATTGATGATTCATATTGTTGCGTCTGCATTTGATATAACCTTTTTTTTTCAAGGAAATGAGTTTTTTGGTACTGTAGTTGTAAGGAATATACTAATAAAATCTATTGGCTATTGTCTTATATTTGCAACAGTAAAAAATGAATATGACGTAAATAAATATGCAGCTATACAAGCACTAATCGTGTTAGCAAGCAATGTTTCGTTATGCTTTTGCTTAGCTGGTAAAATAAAGAAAGTTCCATTAATTCAAATACATCCACTTAGGCATATACATGGTTCATTTATATTGTTCCTTCCAACAATAGCTACATCTGTTTATACTTCCTTGGATAAAACATTACTAGGAATTATCACAAAAAGTAATTTTGAAAATGGAAATTATGAGTATGCTGAATATTTAGTGAAAATGTCTTTGACAGTTATTACTTCTCTTGGATCAGTGATGGCAGTCAGAAATGCATATGAATATGAGAAAGGCAATATCGATATAGTATTAAAAAATATAAATAATGCAATCCGTTTTACAATGATGGTTGGAATACCTTTTACTATGGGGATTCAAGTTATAGCAGATGGATTTGTTCCATGGTATTTAGGAGAAGGGTATAGTAAAGCTGCGGTTATTATGAAAATAATGGCGCCTTTAGTTATCATAATTGGAACTAGTAATGTAATTGGAATACAATACTTGATTCCAATAGGAAAAGATAAAGTATTTACCATAAGTATTGTTACTGGGGCATTAATCAATTTTATATTGAATATAATACTTATCCCAAAATTGATGAGCTATGGTGCCGCCATTGCTTCTGTAATCGCCGAAGCTACTATTACAGCAATCATGATTGTTTGCTCTAAATGTGTCATAAATGTATTGACTGTACTTCGTCAGTCATGGAAATATGCATTAGCAGCAGTGATTATGTATAATGCATGCGCATATTTAGAGCGAAGGATTACATATGGAGTATTAAGTACAATAGGTGTTATTATGATGGGCCTATTTATTTACTTAACATGTTTATTATTTTTTAGAGATGATTTTTTTAACTATAATTTATCCAAGATTCGAGAATCAATAAAAAAGCATTTTTAG
- a CDS encoding alginate lyase family protein, whose product MDEDEEYVQRFMPEELLKNRIWLLNDMEVWERGKWQYISKTHLWNFNLHYFEFGIALAVKYKQTLESKYYEKLKEMYCDWHNTCFNSFQGDAWHPYTISLRLKNVLIIYELLEDEKDDWFNEVYKDITVQYEFLKCNLEKNLMGNHFFENLVTLCICATFLNDEKYKNIFFRNLLKQIDEQILDDGMHFERSFMYHNLILEDLIRLYKISSIEVREVLKNKIKLMLECIMEFEKENRIPAFNDSASNVSKKKSQLISAANSVVDIRILGKNQLPKGGFYKLEKYLMTVFVDAGDFSPRYISGHGHCDMLSFELFYDQAPIFVNAGTYQYQSEYRHYFRSTMAHNTLKAKGVEQSEIWGEHRTGRTAKIVRKKIDENSIKAEMTDYKGNKLKRFISVNNNGVVIKDKATVPFVSYWHIHPDNVVSQKSKSEIEITSVHGLKILLIANSGIFVDVSNENKYSEEFGICLNLPTFASDSEEVSIQIV is encoded by the coding sequence TTGGATGAAGATGAAGAGTATGTTCAGCGGTTTATGCCAGAGGAGCTTTTAAAGAATCGAATATGGCTTCTTAATGACATGGAAGTTTGGGAGCGAGGGAAATGGCAATACATATCTAAAACACATTTGTGGAATTTTAATCTCCATTATTTTGAGTTTGGTATTGCACTTGCAGTTAAGTACAAGCAAACTCTCGAATCAAAATATTATGAGAAACTAAAGGAAATGTATTGTGATTGGCACAATACATGTTTCAACTCTTTTCAAGGAGATGCATGGCACCCGTATACAATATCACTAAGATTAAAGAATGTATTGATTATTTATGAATTATTGGAAGATGAAAAGGATGATTGGTTTAATGAAGTTTATAAAGATATAACAGTACAATACGAATTTTTAAAATGTAATCTAGAAAAAAATTTGATGGGCAATCATTTCTTTGAGAATCTAGTTACTTTATGCATATGCGCAACCTTTTTAAATGATGAAAAATACAAAAATATATTCTTTAGAAATTTGCTTAAACAAATTGACGAACAGATTTTAGATGATGGTATGCATTTTGAAAGAAGTTTTATGTACCATAATCTAATTTTAGAAGATCTTATTAGGTTATATAAAATTAGTAGTATTGAAGTTAGAGAGGTATTAAAAAATAAAATCAAGCTTATGCTTGAATGTATCATGGAGTTTGAGAAAGAAAATAGGATACCGGCATTTAATGATTCAGCGTCAAATGTTTCGAAGAAAAAATCTCAATTAATTAGTGCTGCTAATTCGGTTGTAGATATAAGGATTTTGGGCAAGAACCAATTACCAAAAGGTGGATTTTACAAATTAGAGAAGTACTTAATGACTGTGTTTGTAGATGCAGGTGATTTCTCGCCGAGGTATATATCAGGGCATGGACACTGCGATATGTTGAGCTTTGAATTGTTCTATGATCAAGCCCCTATTTTTGTAAATGCAGGAACATATCAATATCAATCTGAGTATAGGCATTACTTTAGAAGTACCATGGCTCACAATACCTTGAAAGCAAAGGGCGTAGAACAATCAGAAATATGGGGAGAGCATAGAACGGGAAGAACAGCCAAAATAGTACGGAAAAAGATAGATGAAAACTCTATTAAAGCAGAAATGACTGATTATAAAGGAAACAAGTTAAAACGATTTATTTCTGTTAATAATAATGGAGTCGTTATAAAGGATAAAGCAACAGTACCTTTCGTAAGTTATTGGCATATCCATCCTGATAATGTGGTTAGCCAAAAATCAAAAAGTGAAATTGAAATAACATCAGTTCATGGACTGAAGATTTTGCTGATTGCGAATAGTGGAATATTTGTTGATGTTTCAAATGAAAATAAATATTCTGAGGAGTTTGGGATATGCTTGAATTTGCCAACGTTTGCTTCTGATTCTGAAGAGGTAAGCATACAAATAGTATAG
- a CDS encoding nucleotide sugar dehydrogenase yields the protein MVNVIGLGYIGLPTALMLASHGIEVVGTDYNNDIVALLRSGKTSFKEKGLDELYKKAVEANIKFTNEYQITDIYIIAVPTPYDKFTKKVDPCYVITAIKSVLDVCPKGATIVIESTVSPGTIDKYVRPTITEVGFEIGKDIHLVHAPERIIPGNMIYELIHNNRTVGADDIVVGEQIKNLYSSFCQGEIVVTDIRTAEMTKVVENTYRAVNIAFANELAKICRYDGLDVYEIIKICNMHPRVNILQPGPGVGGHCISVDPWFLVGDYPHLAKVIDESMKTNDGMPDFVLNRIYEIMQENNLTDFSRVGLYGLTYKENVDDMRESPTLQLLESQKRHLSKGLKVYDPFVVQDVVENQYHNLDEFLDGIDLVVIMVAHDEIKNRLDILKEKIVFDTRHIYKGDCYSL from the coding sequence ATGGTTAATGTAATTGGATTAGGATACATTGGATTACCAACAGCACTTATGTTAGCATCTCATGGAATTGAAGTTGTTGGAACTGATTATAACAATGATATAGTTGCATTATTGAGATCAGGAAAAACATCGTTCAAAGAAAAAGGATTGGATGAGTTATACAAAAAAGCTGTTGAAGCTAATATAAAGTTTACCAATGAATATCAGATTACAGATATCTACATAATTGCGGTTCCTACACCATATGATAAGTTCACTAAAAAGGTTGATCCATGCTATGTGATTACTGCAATAAAATCGGTTTTAGATGTTTGTCCTAAAGGTGCTACGATTGTTATAGAGTCAACGGTTTCACCAGGAACAATCGATAAATATGTACGACCTACAATAACAGAAGTGGGGTTTGAAATTGGAAAGGATATTCATTTGGTGCATGCACCTGAGAGAATCATTCCGGGGAATATGATTTATGAGCTTATTCATAATAATAGGACAGTAGGTGCAGATGATATTGTTGTTGGAGAGCAGATAAAGAATCTTTATTCATCATTTTGTCAGGGAGAGATAGTGGTAACAGATATTAGAACTGCCGAAATGACAAAAGTCGTGGAGAATACATATAGGGCTGTAAACATTGCTTTTGCAAACGAATTGGCAAAGATATGCAGATATGATGGATTGGATGTCTATGAAATTATAAAGATATGTAATATGCATCCTAGAGTAAATATACTTCAACCAGGACCGGGAGTTGGTGGGCACTGTATATCAGTTGACCCATGGTTTTTGGTTGGAGATTATCCACATTTAGCTAAAGTTATTGATGAATCTATGAAAACAAATGACGGTATGCCGGATTTTGTACTAAATCGTATATATGAAATCATGCAAGAAAACAACTTGACGGATTTTTCTAGAGTTGGTTTGTATGGATTGACGTATAAAGAGAATGTCGATGATATGCGAGAGAGTCCAACACTTCAATTACTTGAAAGTCAAAAAAGACATCTGTCGAAAGGGCTGAAAGTATATGATCCATTTGTTGTACAAGATGTAGTTGAAAACCAATACCATAATCTAGATGAGTTTTTAGATGGTATAGATTTAGTTGTAATTATGGTAGCTCATGATGAGATAAAAAATAGACTGGATATTTTAAAAGAAAAGATTGTTTTTGATACTAGACATATTTATAAGGGAGACTGCTATAGCTTATGA
- a CDS encoding Gfo/Idh/MocA family protein, with protein MNINKNIVKVMRFSQLYGIRRTIIKVAGRTRNTKLHFFFPRKKVPKNVSLIGCGQYGFATISYFLYKYKGSCFLECYDIDRENALSTADFWEYTMVDNWRDLLENPLCKYVYIASNHYTHTDYAIEAIKQGKVVYCEKPIAVNQEQLNRLVSTINKYDAKIYFGYNRPFSKAVEDLVPFIKNTHMPVSMNAFVAAHKLNKCHWYNNPQEGTRICGNMGHWIDLAMYFFECRGFVPNRYELSVTCADINDPDDNVTVSFMTEYKDLVTITLSSRAEPFEGINETINIQVGDLISKIDDFRYQTIWYQDKMKIKRYRPKDVGHAKSILQPYFINLRDNATVVYSTKLMLAIKDMVINREDKKVFYLK; from the coding sequence ATGAACATAAATAAGAATATCGTCAAAGTAATGCGTTTTTCGCAGTTGTATGGAATTAGAAGAACAATAATTAAAGTTGCAGGAAGGACAAGAAATACAAAACTACATTTTTTTTTTCCAAGGAAAAAGGTGCCTAAAAATGTTTCATTAATTGGATGTGGCCAATATGGGTTCGCTACTATTTCGTACTTTTTATATAAATATAAAGGCTCGTGTTTTTTAGAATGCTATGATATAGATAGAGAAAATGCGTTATCAACTGCAGATTTTTGGGAATACACTATGGTTGATAATTGGCGTGATTTGCTAGAAAATCCGTTGTGTAAATATGTTTATATTGCGTCTAATCATTATACGCATACAGACTATGCTATTGAGGCCATTAAACAAGGAAAAGTTGTTTACTGTGAAAAGCCAATTGCTGTTAATCAAGAGCAACTTAATCGCTTAGTAAGTACAATTAATAAGTATGATGCAAAGATTTATTTTGGGTATAATAGACCTTTTTCAAAAGCTGTTGAGGATCTGGTACCATTTATAAAAAATACTCATATGCCAGTATCAATGAATGCATTTGTAGCAGCTCATAAATTAAATAAATGCCATTGGTATAATAATCCACAGGAAGGAACCAGAATTTGTGGCAATATGGGCCATTGGATTGATTTGGCTATGTATTTTTTTGAATGTAGAGGTTTTGTACCTAATCGTTACGAATTAAGTGTTACGTGTGCGGATATTAATGATCCGGATGATAATGTAACAGTTAGCTTTATGACAGAATATAAGGATTTGGTTACTATTACACTATCTTCAAGAGCAGAACCATTCGAAGGAATAAATGAGACTATAAATATTCAGGTAGGTGATTTGATATCTAAAATAGATGATTTTAGATATCAAACCATATGGTATCAGGATAAGATGAAAATAAAGCGATATAGACCAAAAGATGTTGGACATGCTAAATCTATATTGCAACCATATTTTATAAATTTGCGAGATAATGCAACCGTAGTTTATTCAACAAAATTAATGCTTGCTATTAAAGATATGGTTATAAATAGAGAAGATAAAAAAGTCTTTTATTTAAAATGA